Proteins encoded in a region of the uncultured Paludibaculum sp. genome:
- a CDS encoding bifunctional diguanylate cyclase/phosphodiesterase — protein sequence MPANGVKMQKQKPLPADTDTLTGLVRGGMLQLVLDQTIQAQPDRDLSVCVLGIDRFRHINALLGYDAGDRILKAVAVRLAEWLPADGTLARLGGDEFAIVLPSLNQQSSLLSSAAILNILEPPIALDEREIFASASLGLSRYPEDGNSAASLLRRASLAMAQAKARGGAVMERASSPHGLRPEERYQMEGALRRALENNELSLRYQPQVDRDGKLRGLEALLVWNHPELGRVQTETFIRLAEEIGVIAPIGAWVLESSCRQMVAWHQAGLAVPRVAVNVSPLQFACPQFVDMVRRVLRETGLHGDALELEITEGTILRDIDESAVRMRELRTIGVRIAIDDFGVGYSPLTYLHRLPLDVVKVDRAFVSEITKPSGSLPVVHTITVMAHHRGLEVVAEGVETEDELELVRAARCDMVQGYLIGNPVPSADIEELVLQPERLTTHFHAPNPGGY from the coding sequence ATGCCCGCCAACGGAGTCAAAATGCAGAAGCAAAAGCCGCTTCCCGCAGACACAGATACGCTGACGGGACTGGTGCGCGGTGGCATGCTGCAATTGGTCCTCGACCAGACGATTCAGGCCCAACCCGATCGGGATCTCAGTGTATGCGTGCTGGGCATTGATCGGTTTCGCCACATTAATGCGTTGCTGGGTTACGATGCCGGCGACAGAATACTCAAAGCGGTCGCGGTCCGTTTGGCCGAGTGGTTGCCCGCCGACGGCACACTGGCCCGGCTTGGAGGGGATGAGTTCGCCATCGTGTTGCCAAGCCTCAATCAGCAGAGTTCTCTGTTGAGCTCGGCAGCCATCCTGAATATTCTTGAACCGCCGATTGCTCTCGACGAGCGTGAGATCTTCGCTTCGGCCAGCCTGGGATTGAGTCGTTACCCCGAGGACGGGAACAGTGCCGCGAGCCTGCTGCGGCGAGCCTCCCTGGCGATGGCCCAGGCCAAGGCACGGGGTGGTGCGGTGATGGAACGTGCCTCCAGCCCACATGGCCTGCGGCCCGAGGAGCGCTACCAGATGGAGGGTGCCCTGCGCCGCGCCCTCGAGAATAACGAGTTGTCGTTGCGATACCAGCCTCAAGTAGACCGGGATGGAAAACTACGGGGGCTGGAAGCGCTACTGGTCTGGAATCATCCGGAGCTGGGCCGCGTGCAAACCGAGACTTTCATCCGGCTGGCTGAGGAGATTGGAGTCATTGCCCCGATCGGAGCCTGGGTATTGGAATCCTCCTGCCGCCAGATGGTGGCTTGGCATCAGGCGGGTCTGGCCGTCCCGCGTGTCGCCGTGAATGTGTCCCCGCTGCAGTTTGCCTGCCCTCAGTTTGTCGACATGGTCCGCCGGGTCCTGAGAGAAACCGGGCTCCATGGAGACGCTCTGGAACTGGAGATCACGGAAGGGACCATTCTGCGGGACATTGACGAATCAGCCGTTCGCATGCGCGAACTGCGCACCATCGGAGTCCGCATCGCGATCGACGATTTCGGCGTCGGCTACTCGCCTCTCACCTACCTGCACCGGTTGCCGCTGGACGTAGTGAAGGTGGACAGAGCATTTGTCAGCGAGATCACGAAGCCGTCCGGCAGTCTCCCGGTCGTGCACACCATCACCGTCATGGCTCACCATCGCGGTCTGGAGGTGGTGGCCGAGGGCGTGGAGACCGAGGACGAACTGGAACTGGTGCGCGCCGCCCGCTGCGACATGGTACAGGGCTATCTGATCGGCAACCCGGTACCATCGGCGGACATCGAGGAACTGGTGCTACAACCGGAAAGGCTCACGACGCACTTCCATGCGCCGAACCCGGGCGGCTACTGA
- a CDS encoding amidase: MAELPTDVFLSTAVELNRRLIQKEFSAVQLAKAFAERMETLGPRFGALSLQDAAHHKARDVDRELKRDRTRGPLQGVPYAVDDLLSVSGRPSTWGTKLFAGQVFDYNAAVVDRLGKSGAVLAAKLSARELGGAGRLAPPATSPAASAVAAGLVPYALSVECAGSMMIPAAAHHVTLLKPTYGLVSRFGAMPLAWTLDRIAITARSAEDCGHVLHAVAGGDERDAGSSGKSFHFALQYEKPVAAMRIGFAPSDFVAPPVAALRAVLDLLKQAGATLVEAHLPEFPYQSAARTILAAESACTFADLVSSGAVEQMADRQQKDGLRAGLEIPAVQYLTAMRVRRLVQHAMGGLLAPLDLLIVPTDPAAPAGKPDEGRSSTARPHWGFSDHLPAVDLAGLPALVIPGPGADGTAGSICLIAKAQCENALLQVGEYLQTRSDWHKQTPAA, encoded by the coding sequence ATGGCCGAGCTTCCCACCGACGTCTTCCTTTCCACTGCCGTCGAGCTGAACCGGCGGCTGATTCAAAAGGAGTTCTCGGCCGTCCAGCTAGCTAAGGCCTTCGCCGAGCGAATGGAAACGCTAGGCCCCCGTTTTGGGGCGCTGTCGCTGCAGGACGCCGCGCACCACAAGGCCAGGGATGTCGATCGGGAACTGAAGCGCGACCGCACACGGGGCCCCCTGCAAGGCGTGCCCTACGCCGTGGACGACCTGTTGAGCGTCTCCGGACGGCCCTCCACCTGGGGGACCAAGCTCTTTGCAGGCCAGGTCTTTGATTACAACGCCGCAGTAGTCGACCGTCTCGGGAAGTCTGGGGCGGTTCTGGCTGCCAAGCTCAGCGCCCGGGAATTGGGTGGAGCCGGCCGGCTCGCGCCACCCGCGACCTCGCCCGCAGCCTCCGCCGTGGCCGCAGGCCTTGTACCCTATGCGTTGAGCGTCGAGTGCGCCGGATCGATGATGATACCGGCCGCCGCCCACCATGTGACATTGCTGAAGCCGACGTACGGCCTCGTGAGCCGCTTTGGCGCGATGCCTTTGGCCTGGACTCTGGATAGAATTGCCATCACCGCCCGCTCGGCCGAGGATTGTGGGCATGTTTTGCACGCCGTCGCCGGAGGCGATGAGCGAGACGCAGGCTCAAGCGGGAAGTCCTTCCACTTCGCGCTGCAGTACGAGAAGCCCGTAGCTGCGATGCGGATTGGATTCGCGCCGTCCGACTTCGTAGCGCCTCCGGTTGCGGCCTTGCGCGCGGTGCTCGACCTGCTGAAACAGGCGGGCGCAACTTTGGTTGAAGCCCACTTGCCCGAGTTCCCTTACCAATCCGCGGCTCGCACCATTCTGGCCGCGGAGAGCGCCTGCACGTTCGCCGACCTGGTCTCGTCCGGAGCGGTGGAACAGATGGCGGATCGCCAACAGAAAGACGGCTTGCGCGCAGGCCTGGAGATCCCCGCCGTCCAATATCTGACGGCGATGCGTGTCCGGCGCCTCGTCCAGCACGCCATGGGCGGCCTGTTGGCACCGCTGGACCTATTGATCGTACCTACCGATCCTGCCGCTCCGGCCGGCAAACCAGACGAAGGCAGATCCAGTACCGCTAGACCACATTGGGGTTTCTCTGACCATTTGCCGGCGGTGGATTTGGCTGGCCTGCCCGCGCTGGTGATTCCGGGGCCCGGAGCAGACGGAACAGCTGGCTCTATCTGCCTGATAGCAAAGGCACAATGTGAAAACGCACTGCTTCAGGTGGGCGAGTATCTCCAGACGCGGTCGGACTGGCACAAGCAGACACCAGCGGCCTAG
- the aroE gene encoding shikimate dehydrogenase has protein sequence MPSPSTLPRICIALGLADPEKLLEHARKEADAGERFLEFRLDYLARPQDGMAVIRKFLQLYPDAFLLATCRRHQNHGRFNGSIEEEFQILAAAVDAGARAVDVEIESAETPMAHMSLLEGRAQVIVSYHNFEGTPAMDPIMRRMLKVPAAAYKIVTTARKPSDNLRVLALAKAYPKIPVILLAMSETGFPTRVLSPVMGGVYTYAAPSAVEGTAAGQVSAKTLRNLYRVDKALKAPKLFGVIADPVRHSISPAVHNRALQARRVAGLYLPFLVSPLQLKDFFVLAEKLPLTGFSVTIPHKQRVIRYLDAVDPLSKRIGAINTVYKKAGKWRGTNTDAEGIRVPLEKRIRVAKSSVLVVGNGGTARSAAFTLSDAGAKLAITGRNPDRVRALAKICDAEPLLPEQAKQRHFDALIHATPLGMWPHTDACFFEDTIPANLVFDLVYTPHETELLRRAAAQGRAVIHGLEMFLEQAARQFTLFTGESAPKAVMERAAIEALAEQQALTNHQNHKVAH, from the coding sequence ATGCCATCTCCTTCCACTCTTCCGCGCATCTGCATCGCCCTGGGACTGGCCGACCCCGAGAAACTGTTGGAGCATGCGCGCAAGGAGGCCGACGCCGGCGAGCGCTTCCTTGAATTCCGCCTCGACTATCTCGCCCGCCCACAGGACGGCATGGCCGTCATCCGCAAGTTCCTGCAGCTCTATCCCGACGCTTTCCTGCTGGCCACATGCCGGCGCCATCAGAATCACGGACGATTCAATGGCAGCATTGAAGAGGAGTTCCAGATCCTGGCCGCGGCCGTGGACGCCGGCGCCCGAGCGGTGGACGTCGAGATCGAGAGCGCCGAAACACCGATGGCGCACATGAGCCTGCTGGAAGGCCGCGCGCAGGTGATCGTCAGCTACCACAATTTTGAAGGCACGCCCGCCATGGATCCCATCATGCGCCGCATGCTGAAGGTGCCGGCGGCTGCATATAAGATCGTCACTACGGCCCGCAAGCCTTCCGACAACCTGCGGGTGTTGGCGCTGGCTAAGGCGTATCCCAAAATCCCGGTGATTTTGCTGGCCATGAGCGAGACTGGGTTCCCAACGCGCGTCCTGTCACCCGTTATGGGCGGTGTATATACCTACGCCGCGCCTTCGGCGGTGGAAGGCACGGCGGCCGGCCAGGTCTCGGCCAAGACGCTGCGCAACCTGTATCGGGTGGATAAGGCGCTCAAGGCACCCAAGCTGTTTGGGGTGATCGCGGATCCGGTGCGGCATAGCATCTCGCCAGCGGTCCACAACCGGGCCCTGCAGGCCCGCCGGGTGGCCGGCTTGTACTTGCCCTTCCTGGTTTCTCCGTTGCAATTGAAGGACTTCTTCGTTCTGGCGGAGAAACTGCCGCTGACCGGCTTCAGCGTGACGATCCCGCACAAGCAGCGAGTGATTCGATATCTGGACGCAGTGGACCCGCTATCGAAACGCATTGGCGCCATCAATACGGTCTACAAGAAGGCGGGTAAGTGGCGCGGCACGAATACGGATGCCGAGGGCATTCGCGTCCCACTGGAGAAGCGGATCCGTGTGGCGAAGTCATCGGTGCTGGTGGTAGGAAACGGCGGCACGGCCCGGTCGGCGGCCTTTACGCTGTCCGATGCGGGCGCGAAGCTCGCCATTACGGGCCGCAATCCAGACCGGGTACGGGCACTCGCCAAGATCTGCGACGCCGAGCCGCTGTTACCGGAGCAGGCGAAGCAGCGCCATTTCGACGCCCTGATCCATGCCACGCCACTGGGCATGTGGCCGCACACGGACGCGTGTTTCTTCGAGGATACGATCCCGGCGAACCTGGTCTTCGATCTCGTCTATACACCTCATGAGACCGAGTTGCTGCGGCGTGCCGCGGCCCAGGGCAGAGCGGTGATTCACGGCCTCGAGATGTTCCTGGAACAGGCCGCGCGCCAATTCACGTTGTTTACCGGCGAGAGTGCGCCGAAAGCAGTGATGGAACGCGCCGCCATCGAAGCGCTGGCGGAACAGCAGGCGCTCACGAATCATCAGAACCATAAGGTGGCCCACTAA
- a CDS encoding tetratricopeptide repeat protein codes for MRFTAIVTLLVLALPVASFGQKKEIVELGRDLALLQEEVRTHAKAQDDRLSNIEATLKAIQDQLAGTNRALTVLDSGLRDRLEKQMNGPLSGVSGKVDNLSNDFGYVRETVAEISTRIGKLDQRMVDLENTIKTMQAPPPPPSSSGSPAPSASGPPPGVSSQSLYQDAFRDKSGGNYDLALKEFTDYLAWFGDTEFASSAQFHLGEILYNQKKYDDALPAFDKVLEAYPKNAKTNDAHLMKGRTLVKLGRRSDAEKEFRAIMSASPNSDAATRARAELKDLGLSTTPRSSSRKR; via the coding sequence ATTTACCGCTATTGTTACCTTGCTCGTGCTCGCCCTGCCCGTGGCTTCGTTTGGCCAGAAGAAGGAGATCGTGGAACTCGGGCGGGATCTGGCGCTGCTTCAGGAAGAAGTGCGCACTCACGCCAAGGCACAAGACGACCGGCTCTCCAACATTGAGGCAACTCTGAAAGCGATTCAGGACCAACTCGCCGGCACGAATCGTGCGCTCACGGTGCTCGACAGTGGTCTGAGGGATCGACTGGAGAAGCAAATGAACGGCCCGTTATCGGGCGTGAGCGGCAAAGTCGACAATCTTTCCAACGACTTCGGGTATGTCCGGGAGACCGTGGCGGAGATCAGCACGCGCATCGGCAAGCTCGACCAGAGGATGGTCGACCTCGAAAATACGATCAAGACGATGCAGGCGCCACCGCCTCCGCCGTCGTCGTCCGGGTCCCCCGCGCCGTCGGCTTCTGGCCCGCCGCCCGGCGTCTCTTCCCAGAGCCTGTATCAGGATGCTTTCCGCGACAAATCCGGGGGAAACTACGACCTGGCGCTCAAGGAGTTCACAGACTACCTTGCCTGGTTTGGCGATACCGAGTTTGCCTCCAGCGCCCAGTTCCACCTGGGTGAGATCCTCTACAACCAGAAAAAATACGACGATGCGCTGCCAGCCTTCGACAAGGTCCTGGAGGCGTATCCGAAGAACGCCAAGACGAATGACGCGCACCTCATGAAGGGGCGAACCCTGGTGAAGCTGGGTCGCCGCTCGGATGCGGAGAAGGAGTTCCGCGCGATCATGTCCGCGAGCCCGAACTCAGACGCAGCCACTCGTGCCCGCGCGGAGTTGAAGGACCTCGGCCTCAGCACGACTCCCAGAAGTTCGAGCCGCAAGCGCTAG